The genomic window actcttagtcttAGCTAGGAACCTTCTGGGTCCaatttgtcttagaacttgctgatttttagcgtattgtagactgtaataatgtcttgtataagaaatatatgtattgacagacagacagacagacagacagacagacagacagacagacagacagacagacagacagacagacacagacagacagagtttgcgcagtgtaattttgtatgcttcaagaTCGTAATGGCCTTActtgttgtgttatgttgctcatgatgtaaacgtttgatttaaatgaaaatatatgtattgagacagacagacagacagacagacagacagacagattcatttattatcatcaaaactctacgtatgtacaggaaactttcaaatatctaccagtccttcataactaagcaaattataacacattaatggacttggcctacaacattgcagtcaaacattatgccactgtcgtttgtactgcatgaaaatctcgacagcttcctcgaaatcactctggcgttgcatctctgaagaatgatggaaaattgctttctccagaatgccttaaaacgttgagcgctgttaaaaggatgtgcatgggtggtattgtagctttgcctagatatatgagacaaaaacttgtgtgcgtgcgagccccacaaaccaaaatgttcaaagactagtggaacacacttggatgataaaccaccatgcaggacctctcctgagtatttctttagtttcttctcctctcttacttttgcagcatacccttcttctctgacagacagacagacagacagacagacagacagacagacagacagacagacagacaggcaggcaggcaggcaggcaggcaggcaggcaggcaggcaggcaggcaggcaggcaggcaggcaggcaggcaggcaggcaggcagacagacagacagacagacagacagacagacagacaggccagTTCATCTGCCCCACAAGTGTGAGCCTAGGGACTGCTACACACATTCGAGCAATCGGTCTGACATCCTAGTTTATGACTCGGAGACAGGATCTAACGTTGAGTTAGATGTGGCACTAGCTCACCCATGGGCATCAGACATCTTACCTCGTGCAGCTACAAGTGGGGGGAAGCGCGGCAATGAGAAGGGAGCAAatcaaggaaaacaagtaCGCCCAGGAACGACTACCTGGTGGATATTCTCCAACAGTCGTGCCTCttgtattcgaacatttcggCCATTAGGGGGAGAAAGCGTCTGAGTACTTAAGGGTCCTCTCTGCTTTGTGGAGGGATGACAATGGAGgatctaacattgctgagttcaaaacacactggagacgacgattttcaatcaagctgcagcaatgcaattcaagtgtgatgtctaggaagatggcagtaatttcagcttGACAAAAATCAtgcagtgtccttgacgaatatcaGTTTGTTCTAgactaagtggttaaatgtattctgaccccctatggggtcatctgttgtagccttaagtgtttgttgttgaactAGAGGAACTTTACTGAAAGACTAGCTtctaagctcttgatggaaatttctttgaatttaaaatatatgtatttgacagacagacagacagacagacagacagacagacagacagacagacagacagacgagtttgcgcagtgtaattttgtatgcttccGGATCGAAATAATCTCACTTGTTGTGTTCGGTTACTAATGATGTAAACGCTTGATTtaaatgaaaatatatgtattgagacagacagacagacagacagacagacagacaacttgtGAGAAGCCGACCTGCGGCTCTAAACTGGCAGTTTCCATCTCCttggacacagacaggcaaatgatTTGCAAGGTCATCAGAAGGataaagacaaacagcaatacTATCAACCACACAGGACTCTGCAACAATAGCTGAAATCTTGCCTATCGTGATTTTGGGATAGAGTAAACGACCCGGATAAAGATAGGATTcttgtttgcaatttttaGTTTGGATACTTCTAGGttacaagcaagcaggcaCAAGCTTAGATGGCACAAAGTAGCGCATCATTGACACTACAGGTCATGGCAGTTAGGAAAGGATCAACACACAGATATCTGATCTGTCATCTATGACACCCACTAAAATGCTCTCAGTAGGTTTGCAAAACGGTAGACGTAtctataattaagtttacTAACCAACGAGGACATGCTCAGGAAGGAAAGTCAAGCTGGTAGGTAGGGTAGCCGTCAGCTAGTTGGGCAACCGTAGTTTGCAGTTTCAGTTGCCCGGACATACTTTTGGTTGTCCCGGGCGCCCGGGAAACCGATGTACACTGGAATAGATTCGCAACTAGTTTGTCATGCACCATCTGGTAGGTATACTAGAGTATGCAATCAGCACCCAATTTTAGAATCTCAGGGAGGTCGAAAGACACTACTGGGATGTAACTCGGATCTATCGTGAATTGATCAACAACGGGCCCGGTAGACGCGGTGTTTGCTCCTCTACTGTAATGTGCAAAGTAAACATTTACGCAGGTATCTGGTGTCAGTAGACGCTTCGATTTCTTTGACAAATTGTGTTTGTCGTCTCACTATATGTCAATTAACCTAGCAGTCTAGATCTAGATAATATGTAGACTTGACATAAAGACCTTTTGCGGTCGTTATTTGTTGTCTGAATTTGGATCAAATTGTCTTTTGCACACCTCCATAGCGTTTCTCTTGTGTATTGCAGCCTACAGTGTAGATCCGGAATCTATTGTCGAGCCGGTCAACATTGATAGTTTCGACCACGCCCACGTGCAAGAAGATGGCGTGAAGATTTGGCGTTTCGACATTGAAGCTCACCGATGCGGCTCGGCTCGTGTCAACCTCAAGTCGTTTGCCATGAATCTTGGAGACTACGTCGTTGTGTATGGCCTGGATGCAGACGGACGAGCAATAGGAGTAGAGAGGTTCGAAGGAAAAGGATGGCGCAACGAGGGAGAAGTGAACAGTCGTCGCGTGTGGGCTAAACATATCGTTCTCGAACTGCACGCGACGTCTCCATCTTCTCACTTCCATTTCACGTACGTTCACTACGCTGACTGTTATCATGAAGGAGTGAGTAAACCCAACACGCTTTGTTCTAATGGCGCAGGCTGGAAAAACATGGTTTGTCTTGCTAATGACCCTAGTATCTACAACCTCGGACCATCAGTGCTTGCCGTGCACTTTGTTGATGGGGGCATACCGGCTACTTGCACTGTATGGAAATCTGGTAGAAACGGAGAATTTGTTACTTGTCATCATTGCTTCCCTACTCAGGCTGTTGTCAATACCGCTGAGCTGTTTTATAGGTTTGAAACAACCACGTGCAATGGTACCGATGGAAACTGGACTGCCACCTATCATGGAGACAGACTGCTTAGAACGGACGAGGATCTGGATTATACTGTCTTCACTGTGAGAGAAAGTACTACACATATAAGTTGTCTGCGCCGTACAACCACCATAGCATCTACAAGCGATAGAATATTTCTTATTCACCATCCAAATGGAAATCCCAAGAAAGTCTCGTACCAATCAAGGGTAGACGCTGGTGGCTATTGCTTAATACAACTCAATTCCACATGTGTCAACAACGAAACTGTCTGTTACAGCTGTGATGCAGTAAGTGGCTCCTCTGGAGCTCCTGTGTTCTACACTAGGAATGGAGTCAAGGTGGTCTTTGCACTGCATTTTGGAAATGCACAAGCGACTCCTCGTTGTCCAAACTATGGAAGAAAGATGTATTTCATAGCTAACCAAGGAGCACTCGGACAATGTCCATAGTGAACACTGTCATCAAGCAACGCTTGGCTGACGCTACCGTGAGCAGCAAAGAACAATTTCATCAAGTCCCAGTTCGTGTACGCGTTTACAAGTGATAGTAATAAGGCAGCTGCTCGAACGGATTTGTGTTGCTGTAGGAAATTAGAGTGTCTTGCTGATTAGTGGATTCGCCAAGTTGTAATCATGGTAAACGTAGTATTGGCTGTAGCTAAGAAAAACTGGGCTGCATTGAATACGTCTCACGTCCCAAATACTAGTATTTCTACCATTTTCATACACAAACCCTGCACGTATTATCTAATTAAGCTAACGTGATATCTGTTCTTTAAGGGCGTGTCTAaccaatattaattatttattgagaATAGAGTTTAAgctataaaataaataaatataagtAATggaatactagtaaatgctcggttagcattgtgtttggcgagcgatggtgttctgtctttacctattcgcgtcacaatggttgcgttacgtagcaatagtttctgtcaaacaaacgcggaaACTCAGCtgcagaaaacagactttcagttgctcttcttcccgttgtcttcaattctttgtGCGCTTcgatcgtctcactcgtttacttagctagttgcataacaatggtcgcgcagtcgcgtaacaatggttgcgtcgcAACAatgtctgtcaaagtaacgcgcggaaactcagaaaacagacgtttctcttcttctagctttttctttccattcctTTTGTCACGCGTCAGTCTTATTTCCTTCTTAATCGCGCattcttctcgccaagaaattataattgagtcgacccctcgaaaggggacccttgattcaatttttgcgcatatgttacggagtcaaaattacATTCATTGGGTACTGtcggtcagtggatggtccgaccatttaattttttacattttaattttcatgtttttattttttaattttaaatatttatttattttttatttattttttaattttttaactttttagttttatttcaattttaattttttacttgcattcttatttaactttttgtatttattgaattttaatttttaatttttaatttttaattttatcctcttttttgtaaaatgatttttcatcttctgatgtttgattcttgtgatctttagatttttTATAGTTCgattttaggcacctatgtgttCAAAACTAGAAAGTAGAATGCGCAGTTCACttattcaatttctaacatgaatagaaaagtGACCGAGGTCAATAGATACAGcggggtctcagcggggcttccattcgaacgcgtgtctcaggagatcacatttccaaaacacaagcaggtgtttgctTTTACTTTCcatcacgtgccaaaccacgttaaTATGCTTGTCTAGAGAAGGGCAAAGCTAAGGCGGCAGCGAATCCAGTCGAGAGTTTGTCTGTAcggtgtgtttgtcttgtgaGATAGTAAGGAATCTAATCTCCATGTTGTGGTGATCTTGCTGCATCCACCTGTGCATGACAGTAGGATTGGCGTGAAAGAAGCTAGTTTCACTGCCGGTTTCCACACtaacaacacatgcatgctgtcGATCTTCCAATCAATCCGTAATCGATTGTCGTGTCGGCGTGCAGACACAATCACACATGCAGAGAAATATTTcctctagttaattaactaatgaacTTAGCGAAAAGCAAACGCGAAAGCAAACGCGAATGTCAAATGCAAATGCCAATGTCAGCGCAAATGTTTTGGCAGCGATGGCACGCCATATGTTGTTCTACAGTATGGTCTTTGGGATCAAATACGAGTAGACCGTGGTCGAGAGTTCTACCTGATGCTGGCTGTGCAGGACCATTTGTCAGACCAAAGAGGAAATACCTCAAAGGCCCCATCTGTTCAATCACTGTCAATTAACCAAGGTGTCTATTTCAGTAGCATGTTcttttgtaataattaattagctcaCACTGTGAGATGAATGTCTGTAATCAATAAGAAAGTGTGCTCACGTTAACGTTTGGCTGATACTGAATTGACACACACTTTAAATGCAACTTTACCTTTTGCTTTAATTGAGAGTATGAGAGCATGCAAGCTGGAGTATTGCtgatactgtatatatatataaacatatatatatatatatatatatatatatatatatatatatatatatatatatatatatatgtttagtGTTAGTTTGgttatatttgtgtgtattgtgtgtattgtgtgtatagtGGATGTATGTGTAGtcgtgtgtgtattgtgtgtattgtgtgtatagtGGATGTATGTGTAGTCGTGTGTGGGAACTGCACCAAATTGTGGTgtgtcaatatatatatatattatatatatatgggcaATTGTGCACGTGCATATAGGCACATCAGAGTCCGTAGGCACACGTTGTTGATTCTGATACTTAGTTCCACTTTGGTCCATACTTTTACTTACACGAGTATATACATGACTGGTTGATCTCTTGTGCAGAATCATATAATTGAAAGACTTTGGGTAGTAATCAACAATAGAGTGAACTATCCAGTGAAAGATTCACTAATTCAGATGCAGTCAAGGGGACTTATTGACATGGTCTGTAAGAACGAAATTCTGCGTGTCCCACGTCACAATGAGAGTCACTCAAGTAGACGCATCTCTTGCTGTAAGCTCTTggaacaacaaacacagaattCCAAGTAAATTGATTGACTGTGTTTCCACCGAGTATTCGTGCAAATTGTTAAGTCCTAACTGTATAGAGCTTGGAATTCCAGACAAGCTATTGGAGGAAAACAACATGGCGCCCTGCACAAGTGCCAACTGCTGAAGAAGCAGTTAGTCTCTACGAACAAAGTAGAGGAACCCTGACACTGTTTGGAGATTTTGGTATTGACCCAGTGGAATCATCAACAGGAGCAACGACTCCAAATGTTCCAGCAACGTTTTCCATCATATGAACCTCTGTTCGATCGTCTTGTGAACGGCGACAACTCATTATTTACAGACGCAGTTCTGTGTTTCAAACAAGtcactttatatatatatatatatatatatatatatatatatatatatttatatttatatatatatacactgtataatatatatatatatatatatatatatatatatatatatatatatatatatattatacagtatattttaGATATATATTTtagatatatacagtacagttaattagcaaaatagaGCTGCCTTATAAATTTATGACAAATTCATACCGATAGAGATGTTCATAGATGGCAACATTATTCTTCACAGGCATTGTGACCAGTCCGACCACTTTACTGCTGAACCCATCCACTCCTGCCACGTGAGTTACGCCAAACATTGTTAGTTTCTCATTCTGATCAACATGCAGTTTTTCGCCGACGTAGCTGCTCTGTACGGCATAGGATTTAAGAGAGTAGCTATTCCTTGTCTCCTTGACTGAGCGTAGTCTGGTGACACGGTTTTGAGTGCAGCACCTACTCTATGGTGACTGCACTGTATGCCTGTAGCTTCTAAAAGGCCACTCATCGTTTTCCTACCATAAGATGGTCCGACCTGTCACAGTCAAtctagatatacatacatacaggaattataggccatgcacacagtatacatgcagtgtacaATCATGACCTAGCTAGAGTGATCATGAGCAAATCATGACCTAATTTAACTATAATGAGCATACAGCTAGCTAGCTACCTACAGCTACCTATAGATTTACAGCTATAGTGCTCACCTCGCTTACGGCGTCAGACACGCAGCGTTCTAATTCATCTCTAGTCAGAGAACAAcgtaggctcgagtgtccagccggtcatcggtcatcggtcatcggtcatcggtcatcggtcatcggtcatcggtcatcggtcatcggtcatcggtcatcggtcatcggtcatctccccccgcggcggagaaagaccggctggagacattcgccactcaaacaaaccgccgactctctttcctccaatcagagtgccgttcaatgtttgtgcatcctcgatagggatgcacgtcgctattggctctttgctaatgtaatttcgcaCTGACGCAAGTACGTGTACtctcgacacgtgccatccaagtctacgaaCAGCATGttgactctttccagctcttctcgttgtctgtctctcgttctaagagcGCTAGACTCAAAGTCTGGcacagaggccaaccaaaggtcgaccgcaatgtacgcaaatcatagctctgcacgtcgccctgcgttgagtgcaaataccacgctttgtagatggtctactcgttcaatgcatgcaacgtacgacaccgTGAgggactagaagttgttttgcatgcgctgcctagtcctccaagtacgaaaaggaagacaaagagaagacgacatgcaggtgtatctcacacgctaacgaaatgtgatatcaggcagtaaaagcaattgactactcagttacaaagccattagtagagagccaatagcgacgggcattgctatcagcagttattgtaaatacacgtgcatgcacaaacactagccaaacgtgtaaaatcctgattggaggatagagaggcagcggtttcctttgagtggtgAATGTCTctagccggtctttctccgccgcggggggagatgaccggctggacactcgagcctaagaACAACGTCGACTTATGCCTGTCTGCATGTACAGAAACGTCGAACAGATAGTTCGTCTGTAATTCTTCGCTGATGACAGCATGACTATCACCCTCTCCGACTAGCTTGCGAACAAAATCTTCGTCAGCTTCGTCCATGGAGATCGAGAGTGGAGAGAATGCACGACCTGCCGTTATCGTGAGATGTTAGATAGCGGCTGGGGCTTCCCTGCCAGATgtttagaggcgtggtctagataatccacgcaaatgtcctctagatagttgcttggagtctttccaaatcgactagacgtcaacttcccagtgtaggctagacgttgatctcgttgactaTAGATGCCCTAAGCgcgtgcctccatgcaacGGGCTTCCTTCGCTCGTAGCGGCAAGGAATGTCTCACACCTAagcgtgacggttgacgagagccaggtaaaagtgcttaccgacttgtgagaggtcggtcgcgtgccTGTCAAGGCTTTCCCACgcatctcttaattgcattacattgcatgcatgggagaggcgtggctgggcgtggctaagctagatgcaacttttgtctttcaatagaattgaatattgaaattgcaagcaacttctaggctattttcaatttctaattgaatattcaattgttgctggaaattgaaaatggaatggacgaaatggtcacgcacccgCTCATCGCATGGcctcatcgcatgatctcatcgcctcatctcattgtctaattttgacacaaatggcacgcccTAGCATATAGGCTACAAAGCGTCAGAGGATGTGTCAGCGAAGCTGGGAATAGTCTCCAGGTATAGTGAGGGAAGAGCCGTACACCATTTCCGCTGAAGAACATCCAATTCTTCCATAGGCGCTATTCATATTCCAAGGAGTACACCCAGGGTAGCGCCTGCATCCAGTTGAAGCTAGTGAGGCGTGCACGCAAGGCCGACTTCACTGAAGGTGGCGATGAACTCATTTCACAAAGCCCTTCGACTAGGGTGGTACACAGCAGCTGCATGGTGTAATCGAGCTGGCGTCGCTCTCAGCGTCAACATTTCGCGTGACACGTGCAGCTGTCGGCTGATCATGATCTACAAACTCGGACCATCTGTGCTTGCCACACGCTTCGTTGATGAAGGAATGCCGGATACTTGCACTGTATGGAAATTTGGTAGAAACGGAGAATTTGTTACttgtcatcatcatttcaTAGCTAACCAAGGAGCACTCGGACAATGTCTCCAGTGAACACTGTCATCAAGCAACGCTTAATTTGATGACGCTACTGTGAGCAGCAAAAGAACAATTTGATCAAGTCCCAGTTGATAGTAATAAGGCAGCTGCTCGAACGGATTTGTGTTGCTGTAGTATAGATTAGTCAGGGTGCATGTCTTGTTGATTAGTGGCTTTACCAAGTTGTGAGCATGGTAAACGTAGTGCTGGCTGTAGCTAAGAAAGACTGGGCTGCATTGAATACGTCTCACGTCTCAAGAACTAGGACCTGCCACATTcccggggatgccaaattctctATGACACCGGCATTTCTACGATTTACATCATAGACATACTATAAGTTAGAAGTTACGAGTGATGCATGCATAAGAATAACTGTATGTACCATTGTGGGTAGGAATAGTCTAGttctacatgtacagtaagatAGGGATCACTACGAGATGAATCTACTGTCTAGCTAGACGTTAGCAAAGTTTCAACTACGACCTTTGCCCGTCTAGTGTAATTGTTTAATTGTGTTTACGTGTAAGCGATAGCACCAATTCTGTCCAACATGTTTGCTGTTGACAATCGCAGCTGGTGTAGGTGAGCTGGCGCCGCTCGACTAGAGCGCTACCATTTCAAGGAGCAGTGACACGTGCAGCTTTGGAGTGATAACAGGAAAGCCAAAGCCAACAGTGTATATGCTGTTATCCTGCCAGTAGATCTAGAGGATATACTACTTATCTATACCTTCACGTGATCTGTACGAGCCGTGAGTGGCTCCTTTTAGCCACGCCTATAGGCAAACTACGTATTGGTGACCGTCGACGTTCACGTCGTCATTTGCTGGGTTGTATACTCTCACAGTTCGTTGCTCTATTGCCGACGACAATGCAAACCAAAGTGTTGTTGATTTTATTGTTCATGTGGATTGATGACATCAAAACAGGTGAGCTTGCATGCGTTCTCGAGGTCAATATGCTAGTAGACGGAGTCTTTGTACAAAAGCTCCGCACAACTCTATACAGACATGAGAAACTTTTGTAAATAAAAAAAGTCATAATGTCTGTGCTGTTACTTGCTGGTTGATCAACCATGTGGGAGACTGCTCTAGGTTTGATGTGTACGCGTATAGAGGGGCGTACTAGTGTCAGCGGT from Corticium candelabrum chromosome 12, ooCorCand1.1, whole genome shotgun sequence includes these protein-coding regions:
- the LOC134187980 gene encoding uncharacterized protein LOC134187980 gives rise to the protein MQTKVLLILLFMWIDDIKAAYSVDPESIVEPVNIDSFDHAHVQEDGVKIWRFDIEAHRCGSARVNLKSFAMNLGDYVVVYGLDADGRAIGVERFEGKGWRNEGEVNSRRVWAKHIVLELHATSPSSHFHFTYVHYADCYHEGVSKPNTLCSNGAGWKNMVCLANDPSIYNLGPSVLAVHFVDGGIPATCTVWKSGRNGEFVTCHHCFPTQAVVNTAELFYRFETTTCNGTDGNWTATYHGDRLLRTDEDLDYTVFTVRESTTHISCLRRTTTIASTSDRIFLIHHPNGNPKKVSYQSRVDAGGYCLIQLNSTCVNNETVCYSCDAVSGSSGAPVFYTRNGVKVVFALHFGNAQATPRCPNYGRKMYFIANQGALGQCP